One window of the Novosphingobium sp. KACC 22771 genome contains the following:
- a CDS encoding TonB-dependent receptor — translation MKKLYALGVSLGALLMASQSAFAQSSSGRSSSSQSSQTEPSAGNSGGKLEEIIVTAQRRQESLQKAALAITAVTGDQLQSRGVTSMEGLGRMTAGLQITPSAGPYSTFTVRGITQLSGNAFADPSVAVNLNGVYLASPTAMRGLFYDLERVEVLKGPQGTLYGRNATAGAINIIPKRPKFEFGAEAGVDVGNYNRADVNGAINVPLSSTVAVRVAGQRVRRDGYFSDGSSDENVQALRAQVLFEPSADFSLLLSGDYAHQGGMGAGATLRRRCAAMVPPQTGGHDGNCFVASPYTGLSDLSAEYTRYGFAPQPRNIYDDSYYYGVSLNADWKTDLGTVTFIGGYRSSDVNWRNSAPSWQFIAKDRPRQKSAELRLASPSGRRLQYVLGAYYLDTENHSRQNGENSATPNFSDQFNNLTGWTGALFSQLSYALTDTFRVTGGLRYTYEHKNSDSRRYVLANLVGPDPVIPASESTNLTPAYLQQSASWKRVNWKAGVEWDAGPRNMLYANVSTGFKAGGFFYGPAQVVNGVSSACATNCIYQPEQVTSYVIGSKNRFLDNRLQLNVEAFYIDYKDQQISVVKLFDIGGALSSVLVTDNAGKSRNYGVELEADFMATRHTRLNTQIQYLNSKYQNFSYLTSAAGAPPSSSSCAITPAAVAGQVNVNCSGQPGLRTPKWRVLGGIEQTIPLASGARFKLGASARYESAFQSDVSYIPETMSYATARVDMNLGYTSKDDRLSITAYVDNLTNVVTITSATMNTSYARTRIAAAGPSQLVGVNLAPPRTFGLRAQVKF, via the coding sequence ATGAAAAAGCTCTATGCCCTTGGTGTGTCGCTGGGGGCTCTGCTCATGGCTTCGCAATCGGCTTTCGCCCAGTCAAGTTCGGGCCGGTCAAGTTCGAGTCAATCGAGCCAGACGGAACCCTCTGCCGGCAATTCCGGCGGCAAGCTTGAGGAAATCATCGTGACCGCCCAAAGGCGGCAGGAAAGTCTTCAGAAGGCGGCCCTTGCGATCACGGCTGTCACCGGAGACCAGTTGCAAAGTCGCGGCGTAACCTCGATGGAAGGGCTGGGGCGCATGACAGCCGGGCTGCAAATCACGCCATCGGCTGGTCCTTATTCCACCTTTACCGTGCGCGGCATCACCCAGCTCAGTGGGAATGCTTTTGCCGACCCTTCGGTGGCGGTCAATCTCAATGGCGTCTATCTCGCCAGCCCTACGGCGATGCGGGGCCTGTTTTATGATCTGGAACGGGTCGAAGTGCTAAAAGGGCCGCAAGGCACGCTTTATGGCCGCAATGCCACGGCTGGTGCGATCAATATCATCCCCAAGCGCCCGAAATTCGAATTCGGCGCGGAGGCCGGTGTCGATGTTGGCAACTATAACCGCGCCGATGTGAATGGCGCGATCAATGTGCCCCTCTCCAGCACCGTTGCGGTGCGGGTTGCGGGCCAGCGTGTGCGGCGCGATGGCTATTTCAGCGATGGGTCGAGCGATGAGAATGTCCAGGCGCTCCGGGCGCAAGTGCTGTTCGAGCCGAGCGCCGACTTTTCGCTGCTGCTCAGCGGGGATTATGCGCATCAGGGCGGGATGGGGGCTGGCGCCACGCTGCGCCGCCGCTGTGCCGCGATGGTGCCGCCGCAGACCGGTGGGCATGATGGCAATTGCTTCGTGGCCTCTCCCTATACCGGCCTGTCCGATCTCTCGGCGGAATATACCCGCTATGGTTTTGCCCCCCAGCCGCGCAACATTTATGATGACAGCTATTATTACGGAGTTTCGCTCAATGCGGATTGGAAGACCGATCTGGGCACGGTGACCTTCATCGGCGGCTATCGCAGTTCGGATGTGAACTGGCGCAATTCGGCGCCAAGCTGGCAGTTTATTGCCAAGGACCGGCCACGCCAGAAGTCTGCCGAATTGCGCCTTGCCTCGCCCTCCGGTCGGCGGTTGCAATATGTGCTGGGCGCTTATTACCTGGATACGGAAAACCACTCGCGCCAGAACGGGGAAAACTCCGCCACCCCCAACTTCAGTGACCAGTTCAACAATCTGACCGGGTGGACCGGGGCGCTTTTCAGCCAGCTCAGCTATGCGCTGACCGATACTTTCAGAGTGACCGGCGGCCTGCGCTACACTTATGAACACAAGAACAGCGACAGTCGGCGCTATGTTCTGGCCAATCTTGTCGGCCCTGATCCCGTAATTCCCGCTTCAGAGTCGACCAATCTGACGCCAGCCTATCTGCAACAATCGGCGAGCTGGAAGCGGGTGAACTGGAAGGCAGGCGTGGAATGGGACGCCGGGCCGCGCAACATGCTCTATGCCAATGTCAGCACAGGTTTCAAGGCCGGGGGCTTCTTTTATGGCCCTGCGCAAGTGGTCAACGGGGTGAGCAGCGCTTGCGCAACAAATTGCATCTACCAGCCCGAACAGGTCACTTCCTATGTGATCGGATCGAAGAACCGGTTTCTTGATAACCGCCTTCAGCTGAACGTCGAAGCCTTCTACATCGACTACAAGGATCAGCAGATCAGCGTAGTAAAACTGTTCGACATCGGCGGGGCGCTGTCTTCGGTGCTGGTTACCGACAATGCGGGCAAATCGCGCAATTACGGGGTAGAGCTTGAGGCCGATTTCATGGCCACGCGCCATACAAGGCTCAACACGCAGATTCAGTATCTCAACAGCAAGTATCAGAACTTCTCCTATCTTACCTCTGCGGCAGGCGCACCGCCATCCTCTTCCAGCTGCGCGATCACCCCGGCGGCCGTTGCGGGGCAGGTGAATGTCAATTGTTCAGGCCAGCCAGGCCTGCGCACGCCCAAATGGCGCGTGCTGGGGGGCATAGAGCAGACCATTCCGCTGGCCAGCGGGGCGAGGTTCAAGCTTGGCGCCAGCGCGCGGTATGAATCCGCGTTCCAAAGCGATGTGTCCTATATTCCGGAAACGATGAGCTATGCCACCGCCAGGGTGGATATGAACCTTGGCTATACCAGCAAGGACGACAGGCTTTCGATCACCGCCTATGTCGATAATCTGACCAATGTGGTGACCATCACCAGCGCCACGATGAACACCAGCTATGCCCGCACCCGCATCGCGGCGGCAGGCCCGAGCCAGTTGGTGGGCGTCAACCTCGCACCGCCGCGGACCTTCGGCTTGCGTGCACAAGTGAAATTCTGA
- a CDS encoding helix-turn-helix transcriptional regulator — translation MPMVQMVRVDTDPIPSMVFAAYRSVVAGLGSDSFYKDLSAAVERQMHVDRLYVFDGRGRADALEALVSETEEDKPPVSHETYAHRFLPVDPIQAAIDAATADSQLFRVVVRPSDIVVPAYREMLLRSNITERVSFVERRGRGWRCATVARRGAAGGFSPLELAWLGGFWRLVSALIDRHRELVGEVVEDRGERLAELEQRFATRYPQLTLRERQICARAAIGISIEGTALDLGIGTSSVLTYRKRAYQRLEVTSAYELARLVMR, via the coding sequence ATGCCTATGGTGCAGATGGTGCGGGTCGATACCGACCCCATTCCCTCAATGGTTTTCGCAGCTTATCGCAGCGTGGTGGCCGGGCTTGGGTCGGACAGTTTCTACAAGGATCTTTCGGCGGCGGTGGAGCGGCAGATGCACGTTGACCGGCTCTATGTGTTCGATGGTCGAGGCCGGGCAGATGCTCTTGAAGCGCTGGTTTCCGAGACGGAGGAGGACAAACCTCCCGTTTCCCACGAGACTTACGCGCATCGCTTTCTGCCGGTTGATCCCATTCAGGCCGCGATTGACGCCGCCACGGCGGACAGCCAGTTGTTCCGGGTCGTGGTGCGGCCATCGGATATTGTCGTTCCGGCCTATCGTGAGATGTTGTTGCGCTCGAACATCACCGAGCGCGTGTCTTTCGTCGAGCGGCGGGGGCGTGGCTGGCGATGCGCCACGGTGGCGCGGCGCGGCGCGGCGGGCGGGTTTTCGCCTCTGGAGCTGGCGTGGTTGGGCGGGTTCTGGCGGCTGGTGTCTGCCCTGATTGATCGCCACCGCGAACTCGTGGGGGAAGTGGTGGAGGACCGTGGCGAGCGGTTGGCGGAACTTGAGCAGCGGTTTGCCACCCGTTATCCGCAATTGACCCTGCGCGAGCGGCAGATTTGCGCTCGTGCGGCCATTGGGATCTCGATCGAGGGCACAGCCCTTGATCTGGGCATCGGCACTTCCTCGGTGCTGACCTATCGCAAGCGGGCCTATCAGCGACTCGAAGTGACCAGCGCCTATGAGCTTGCCCGCCTGGTTATGCGTTGA
- a CDS encoding LLM class flavin-dependent oxidoreductase translates to MKFGLFLGIWENPSAAGEHQAILHQVVDYVIHAERLGFESAFLTEHHFTGLPQIPSSMMVLSYLAARTTRMRLGTAVTILPWHNPLLFAEEVGTLDLLSNGRFECGIGRGFRFTECQGFGIPGEELQARYDEAVAVLEKAWSAPGRFSHAGKYWNFTDAVIDAKPVQKPHPPVWVAAASDGSIRKAAHQGYNVLLDQFSDAGQIGARVAVFRAAVEAQGQRFDPTRVGVTRAFHLTSSEAETRDALEHHHHVLANNRRLSSDPQQSGGTLYRPPTASGDADDTWLIGTHEQIVRRLHSLREQGVEHVLLLDTAGDRTSLERFAGAVMPLFAGERAEEPA, encoded by the coding sequence ATGAAATTCGGCCTGTTTCTGGGAATATGGGAAAATCCTAGCGCCGCTGGAGAGCATCAGGCGATCCTGCATCAAGTGGTTGATTACGTCATCCATGCCGAACGCCTGGGCTTTGAGTCGGCCTTCCTTACCGAGCATCATTTCACCGGGCTGCCCCAGATCCCGTCCTCGATGATGGTGCTGTCCTATCTTGCCGCGCGCACCACCAGAATGCGCCTCGGCACGGCGGTCACGATCCTGCCCTGGCATAATCCGCTGCTGTTCGCCGAAGAGGTCGGCACGCTTGACCTGCTATCAAACGGGCGGTTCGAATGCGGCATTGGCCGGGGTTTCCGCTTCACCGAATGCCAGGGCTTCGGCATTCCCGGCGAGGAACTGCAAGCGCGCTATGACGAAGCGGTGGCAGTGCTGGAAAAGGCATGGTCGGCGCCGGGCCGCTTTTCGCATGCGGGTAAATACTGGAATTTCACCGATGCCGTGATCGACGCCAAGCCGGTGCAGAAACCTCACCCGCCGGTCTGGGTCGCCGCCGCCAGTGACGGTTCGATCCGCAAGGCCGCCCATCAGGGCTACAATGTCCTGCTCGACCAGTTCAGCGATGCCGGCCAGATCGGCGCCAGAGTCGCCGTGTTCCGGGCTGCTGTCGAGGCGCAGGGCCAGCGGTTCGACCCGACCCGTGTGGGCGTCACCCGCGCCTTTCACCTGACCAGCAGCGAGGCCGAAACCCGCGATGCACTGGAACATCACCACCATGTGCTGGCCAACAACCGCCGCCTGTCATCCGATCCGCAGCAAAGCGGGGGCACGCTCTACCGCCCGCCCACGGCGAGCGGCGATGCCGACGACACCTGGCTGATCGGAACGCATGAGCAGATCGTTCGCCGCCTGCACAGTCTGCGCGAACAGGGCGTCGAACATGTCCTGCTGCTCGACACCGCCGGGGACCGCACCAGCCTTGAACGTTTCGCCGGCGCGGTCATGCCGCTCTTTGCAGGCGAGCGCGCGGAAGAGCCCGCGTGA
- a CDS encoding c-type cytochrome — translation MGGHHLRRALALALCCFASVPVSAAADAPTGFAICATCHGAHGEGSDAGPELRGVLGRKAASGTDFAYSAAMRRSGKVWTEAEIAAFLLNPQAAVPGTRMAYPGASTPAEAAALAAYVAMLK, via the coding sequence ATGGGGGGGCATCATCTTCGCCGGGCCTTGGCGCTCGCACTGTGCTGCTTTGCCAGCGTGCCGGTATCGGCTGCCGCAGACGCGCCGACGGGTTTTGCCATCTGCGCGACCTGTCATGGCGCGCATGGCGAAGGCAGCGATGCAGGCCCCGAACTCAGGGGCGTGCTTGGCCGCAAGGCAGCGAGCGGCACTGATTTTGCCTATTCCGCGGCTATGCGACGGTCGGGCAAGGTCTGGACCGAAGCCGAGATTGCCGCCTTTCTGCTCAACCCGCAGGCCGCAGTGCCGGGCACACGCATGGCCTATCCGGGGGCAAGCACCCCGGCGGAGGCGGCTGCCCTGGCGGCCTATGTCGCCATGTTGAAATGA
- a CDS encoding dienelactone hydrolase family protein encodes MQRRNFLSGAVAAVSLPAMAKAEPGASGGRLEPLALGPVRALLARPRRTGGVGVILQPTIAAIDDYMTRTALSLAELGHTVLIWDPYRGERPPQDMRGQLERSRGIADDDAMHDLMACSEHLSGALGMRRVATIGWCLGGRFGLLQGGLDQRIDLVCAYNPTIYAARPVPLYGIPTSKADFPGQTLDEFALAAHIRGPVQVCRPGKDLAQPAEYQRLQEVLYARQAPTLINYFPQAEHGFAYHVATQGDRAAAAIAWPATLALIAGF; translated from the coding sequence ATGCAGCGTCGAAACTTCCTGAGCGGCGCGGTGGCTGCCGTCTCCCTTCCGGCCATGGCGAAGGCCGAGCCGGGCGCTTCGGGTGGCCGGCTTGAGCCGCTGGCGCTTGGCCCTGTGCGGGCGTTGCTGGCGCGGCCCCGGCGAACGGGCGGCGTTGGGGTGATCCTGCAACCGACCATTGCCGCCATAGATGACTATATGACCAGAACGGCCCTGTCGCTGGCCGAATTGGGGCATACGGTGCTGATCTGGGACCCCTATCGCGGGGAAAGACCGCCGCAGGACATGCGTGGCCAGCTCGAAAGATCGCGCGGCATCGCCGATGATGATGCGATGCATGACCTGATGGCCTGCAGCGAGCATTTGAGCGGGGCGCTGGGGATGCGCCGCGTCGCAACGATTGGCTGGTGTCTCGGCGGGCGTTTCGGGCTGTTGCAGGGCGGGCTGGATCAACGCATCGATCTGGTTTGCGCCTATAATCCCACCATCTACGCTGCGCGGCCCGTGCCGCTCTATGGCATTCCCACCAGCAAGGCGGACTTCCCGGGGCAAACGCTGGATGAGTTCGCCCTTGCGGCGCATATTCGCGGGCCGGTGCAGGTGTGCCGTCCGGGCAAGGATCTGGCGCAGCCCGCCGAATATCAGCGCTTGCAAGAGGTGCTTTACGCCCGGCAGGCGCCAACGCTGATCAACTATTTCCCGCAGGCCGAACACGGGTTCGCCTATCATGTTGCCACGCAGGGGGACCGAGCCGCCGCCGCCATTGCCTGGCCCGCGACGCTCGCGCTGATCGCCGGCTTCTAG
- a CDS encoding c-type cytochrome — MTFRLLLAAALAVIPGPVMARSQAGDAPGGAEFKAYGCAACHGTTGAGGGWQGPRLAPAPLPYAAFLAQLREPASKMPRYSEKVLPEETVRLIYGYLQSIGPGKRAADIGMLNH, encoded by the coding sequence ATGACTTTCAGACTTTTGCTCGCCGCTGCGCTGGCCGTTATTCCGGGGCCTGTCATGGCCCGTTCGCAAGCTGGTGACGCGCCCGGCGGCGCAGAGTTCAAGGCCTATGGCTGCGCCGCCTGCCATGGCACAACCGGCGCGGGCGGGGGCTGGCAAGGCCCAAGGCTTGCTCCCGCTCCGCTGCCCTATGCGGCCTTTCTGGCGCAATTGCGCGAACCGGCCAGCAAGATGCCGCGCTATAGCGAAAAAGTATTGCCAGAGGAAACGGTCCGCCTGATCTACGGCTATCTGCAATCCATCGGGCCGGGCAAACGCGCCGCCGATATTGGCATGCTCAACCATTGA
- a CDS encoding thiamine pyrophosphate-binding protein, translating into MDPQKFSTTRRNFLTTASAGGLVLAHPARATVATAKAPEARGRSVAHAPHPALEIAPVPAPAPSARRPESAGAETAGGDRRFASDYMVDCLKALDLTTISEIPGSTFAALQESIIHAAGRAGSDISMLTVTHEEIGVAFAHGYAKASGKIAAALVHSTVGLQHASMAIYNAWCDRAPVVTLAGSLTNPVARDGFVDWLHSVSDGPGLTRDFTKFDETPRSLPHFASSLTRAYRMAATPPCGPVVLALDLDLQEEEIPAGTRLPPVAKPVIIPPQGEAAALLEAAKILAGAKAPVILVDRAARTPQGLALMVELAELLQAAVVDMGGRMNFPWRHPLNQTSRRGAALREADVVLALEVQDMAGQTAPARKARKLSISTYDYYLKANYQAFEELAQPELAIAGDAEASLPTLIAALRSAIPAAGRTAIADRGARLAAASAAALVASRDAAAVGWDRQPITTARMYAEVYDQIRDKDWALLNAGHFQSFWGPQLWNAKHYYQYIGDSGAYGLGYLPGAAVGAAYACKAEGRLPIVFGGDGDFMMTPGALWTAAFHQIPLLYIIHNNGGYHQEKMKVQLQANERDRGVTTASTGCVLPGLDYAVIARGMGVAGQRVTDPADLRGAIKRALDVVSRGEPALIDVVSQGR; encoded by the coding sequence ATGGACCCGCAAAAGTTCAGTACCACTCGCCGCAATTTCCTGACGACAGCATCGGCGGGCGGGTTGGTTCTGGCCCATCCTGCCCGCGCCACGGTGGCCACGGCAAAGGCCCCGGAAGCGCGCGGGCGCAGTGTGGCCCATGCGCCCCATCCCGCGCTGGAAATCGCGCCTGTTCCGGCGCCCGCGCCCTCTGCGCGGCGGCCTGAGTCGGCAGGGGCCGAAACGGCGGGGGGGGATCGGCGCTTCGCCAGCGATTACATGGTGGATTGCCTGAAGGCCCTGGACCTGACCACGATCAGCGAAATTCCCGGCAGCACTTTTGCCGCTCTTCAGGAATCGATCATCCACGCAGCCGGTCGCGCAGGATCCGATATTTCCATGCTGACGGTCACGCATGAGGAAATCGGGGTGGCCTTTGCGCATGGCTATGCCAAGGCCAGCGGCAAAATTGCGGCGGCGCTGGTCCATTCGACCGTCGGGCTTCAGCATGCCTCAATGGCAATCTATAACGCCTGGTGCGACAGGGCGCCGGTGGTGACGCTGGCCGGATCTCTGACGAATCCTGTTGCCCGGGATGGGTTTGTCGACTGGCTGCACAGCGTGTCGGACGGGCCGGGCCTGACCCGCGACTTTACCAAGTTTGACGAAACCCCGCGCAGCTTGCCGCATTTCGCCTCGTCGCTGACCCGCGCCTATCGGATGGCGGCGACTCCACCTTGCGGCCCGGTGGTGTTGGCGCTCGATCTCGATCTGCAGGAGGAGGAGATCCCGGCAGGCACGCGGCTGCCGCCCGTGGCCAAGCCGGTGATCATTCCGCCGCAGGGCGAGGCGGCGGCTCTGCTTGAGGCGGCCAAGATACTCGCCGGGGCCAAGGCGCCGGTCATTTTGGTGGACCGGGCGGCCCGTACCCCGCAAGGCTTGGCGCTGATGGTGGAACTGGCTGAACTGTTGCAGGCCGCCGTGGTCGATATGGGCGGGCGGATGAACTTCCCATGGCGTCACCCGCTCAACCAGACCTCGCGGCGTGGCGCGGCGCTGCGCGAGGCTGATGTGGTGCTGGCGCTCGAAGTGCAGGACATGGCCGGACAGACGGCACCAGCCCGCAAGGCGCGCAAGCTTAGCATCAGCACCTATGATTATTATCTCAAGGCCAATTATCAGGCCTTTGAGGAATTGGCGCAGCCCGAACTGGCCATCGCCGGCGATGCCGAGGCCTCACTGCCGACCCTGATCGCGGCGCTTCGCAGCGCCATTCCGGCTGCCGGGCGCACCGCCATTGCTGATCGCGGCGCCCGGCTTGCGGCGGCGAGCGCCGCCGCGCTGGTCGCATCGCGCGATGCCGCCGCAGTGGGTTGGGACAGACAACCCATCACAACGGCCAGAATGTATGCCGAGGTCTATGATCAGATCCGCGACAAGGATTGGGCCTTGCTCAATGCGGGCCATTTCCAGAGCTTTTGGGGCCCGCAATTGTGGAACGCCAAACATTATTACCAATATATCGGTGATTCCGGGGCCTATGGCCTTGGTTATCTGCCGGGCGCGGCGGTGGGCGCGGCCTATGCCTGCAAGGCAGAGGGGCGTCTGCCCATCGTCTTTGGCGGTGACGGTGATTTCATGATGACGCCGGGCGCCTTGTGGACCGCAGCTTTCCACCAGATCCCGCTGCTCTACATCATCCACAATAATGGCGGCTATCATCAGGAGAAGATGAAGGTTCAGCTACAGGCCAATGAGCGCGACCGAGGCGTTACCACCGCTTCGACGGGCTGTGTCCTGCCGGGGCTGGATTATGCCGTGATTGCGCGCGGCATGGGCGTGGCCGGACAAAGGGTGACCGATCCGGCCGATTTGCGCGGCGCCATCAAACGCGCGCTCGATGTGGTGTCGCGGGGTGAGCCTGCGTTGATCGATGTTGTTTCACAGGGGCGCTGA
- a CDS encoding carboxymuconolactone decarboxylase family protein, which translates to MTTYNDGREQAGLAIIEQLGWGQNEEVRALDEDLWRIISEANFGTIWAREGLSLRDRELICMSILIAIGAPGVSIHFKHAKNLGFTDEELKEIIIQTIPYAGLPKALGAMALLRRIQQGSNPEL; encoded by the coding sequence ATGACGACTTACAATGACGGGCGCGAACAGGCGGGGCTTGCGATCATCGAGCAACTGGGCTGGGGCCAGAACGAGGAGGTTCGCGCGCTGGATGAAGACCTCTGGCGGATCATTTCGGAAGCCAATTTCGGAACGATCTGGGCGCGTGAGGGCCTGTCTCTGCGTGATCGCGAGTTGATCTGCATGTCGATCCTGATCGCGATCGGGGCGCCGGGCGTTTCGATCCATTTCAAACATGCGAAGAACCTTGGCTTTACCGACGAGGAACTGAAGGAGATCATCATCCAGACGATACCCTATGCCGGATTGCCCAAGGCGCTGGGCGCGATGGCGCTGCTGCGCCGGATCCAGCAGGGCAGCAATCCGGAGCTTTGA